The window AGTCTTGAAATGATGATAGAAGAGCTGTATCTAAAGTCTTCATGCTCCTCTCATTAATCTAAATCCTGTTGTTCCTGTAGGCTGGACTTTGATTCAGAACCGCCAGGATGGCAGTGTTAATTTTGGAAGAGTGTGGGATGAATATAAGAGAGGATTTGGAAATGTTGCAAATAGTGGAGGGAAGAAATACTGTGATACACCAGGTAAAATACTGAGCATGAAACATGAACAGTGCTTAGTGAAACAATTTTCTCATACTTCTTGAAGCTCTTTGACTTTTTAAGATTAACTTTGACAGACTTGCAGGCAAATCATAAAGTTGCTTTGAAGTATATTCTGAAATTGATTTCACTGAACTCTCATTTGTTACTTCTCAGGTGAATATTGGCTTGGAAATGACAAAATCAGCCAACTTACGAAGATAGGGCCCACTAAAGTTTTGATTGAAATGGAAGATTGGAATGGTGATAAAGTATCAGCTCATTATGGAGGTTTCACCATACATAACGAAGGAAACAAGTATCAGCTTTCTGTTAGTAACTACAAAGGCAATGCAGGCAATGCTCTGATGGAAGGAGCTTCACAGCTGCACGGAGAAAACAGGACAATGACAATTCACAATGGCATGTTCTTCAGTACTTATGACAGAGACAATGATGGATGGTATGTACTTGCattagacatttaaaagaaattatcagACTGTATGtatctgcttaaaaaaatagagaatattTCAGCTAACTTGCTGTTAGTTTGTACAGCACTTTATGGTatcttaaaatatgttttctcaCTGTAAGTTACTAGTTCATCCTGTCCTGGTGCAGCTTAGGGAAGAATTGGCATAGCCAAAGAGGAGGTAAAGCTATATTATGTTAGTGCTGCTCAATAGCCAAGTAAGAAACAGGAATACTGAATTTTAATGATTCCAGGAATGATGTTACTATAGACAAAATGGCATTCTGAATACAGTATACTCATTAAGAGAGGTAGATGGTGGTAGTGCTTAGGCCCACTGTTTTGGTTAAGTAGGAATATTGGTACTCACTCTAGTAATACAGAGATAACTCCTGAGTGGGGAACAaattatgataaaaataaatgttctgccTACTCAGAAGACAGGAGCTCTGCTGTAGAAGACATAATTTAGCACTTTATCTCTAAAATAAGTGCTATGTCTTCATCTTAAGAATAATAGAATTGTTTAGATTTGAGAATATATATACGTCATTATTTCTAGTATCTTTAAATTGTGTCGATGTTCCAATTATCATTATGAGCTGAAGGAATTGTAGTTATCAATTGGTAAACTAAAATGTCATTACCAAAGAGACACAACTAGAATTTTAACTATTAGCAGCTTCACTTGCCAAGTACACAGTGTGGCACATGCTTGCGACTGTCAATCCTTTACAGAAAGTTTAGAGACGatttaaaatagtttgaaaATTTCAGTATGGGGACACATTTAGGTACTCTGATTTATTTGCTTACAGTTCATCTGTGACTCTTAACAACTATTTTTACTTCATCAGGTTAACTACAGATCCAAGAAAACAGTGCTCCAAAGAAGATGGTGGTGGATGGTGGTACAATCGCTGCCATGCAGCCAACCCCAATGGCAGATACTACTGGGGAGGGACTTATAGCTGGGATATGGCAAAACATGGTACAGATGATGGTATTGTATGGATGAACTGGAAGGGGTCATGGTATTCAATGAAAAAGATGAGCATGAAAATCAAGCCATACTTCC of the Numida meleagris isolate 19003 breed g44 Domestic line chromosome 4, NumMel1.0, whole genome shotgun sequence genome contains:
- the FGB gene encoding fibrinogen beta chain isoform X2 — its product is MKKERIIYPDSGGCKHPLEELGVLCPTGCELQTTLLKQEKMVTSVLRDLKDRVAKFSDTSTTMYQYVNMIDDKLVKTQKQRKDNDIILSEYNTEVELHYNYIKDNLDNNIPSSLRVLRAVVDSLHKKIQKLENAIATQIDYCHSPCVASCNIPVVSGRECEDIYRKGGETSEMYIIQPDPFTKPYRVYCDMETDNGGWTLIQNRQDGSVNFGRVWDEYKRGFGNVANSGGKKYCDTPGEYWLGNDKISQLTKIGPTKVLIEMEDWNGDKVSAHYGGFTIHNEGNKYQLSVSNYKGNAGNALMEGASQLHGENRTMTIHNGMFFSTYDRDNDGWLTTDPRKQCSKEDGGGWWYNRCHAANPNGRYYWGGTYSWDMAKHGTDDGIVWMNWKGSWYSMKKMSMKIKPYFPD